The genomic window GAAATTATTAAATGTTAGCTATTTGAATAATAATGGCTACAAAATTTCTAAAATTGCCACGATAGAAAAAAGTAAAATACCAACGTTAGTTAGAGAGATTGCTTCAGAAAACAATATGGAAAGTCACGCCATCAATGCTTTCAAACTATCAATGCTAAACTTTGATCAGGCTCTATTTTACAAGACATACAACGCTCTACTAAATGAAAAAGATTTTGAAGATATATTCTATGATATTTTTATTCCACTTTTAACAGAGATAGGATTGTTGTGGCAAACAGATACTATTACACCAGCACATGAGCATTTTCTGTCCTCATTAATACGTCAAAAAATTTTAATCAACACAGAAAAAGCTCAGTCTGAGCAAAAGAATATTTCTAATAAAACATTTGTCCTTTATTTACCTGAAAATGAAATTCATGAGTTAGGGCTATTATTTATAAATCACCAAATAATTAGCAAGGGATATAAATCTATATTTCTGGGATTAAGCGTTCCTCTTGAAAGTTTGGTTGATCTAAAAAATTACTATGATGAGCTTATTTACGTCTCTTATTTTACGGTTAAACCAGAAAAAGATGACATCGAAAAATATATTGAAGACTTTAACCAATTATTAATTAAAGATTCAAACACAAAACTTTGGATTTTAGGTCAAATGCTGAACGCCTTAGATATAGAAAAATTGCCTAAAGGCGTATCAGCATTTAAAAGCATTAAATCCTTAACAAGTAACCTCAAATAATGAGTAAAACAATATCCATAATTGGCTCAGGCTTTTCTTCTCTTTCTGCTGCTTGCTACTTAGCAAAAGCTGGTTATGATGTATCTGTTTTTGAAAAAAACGATAGTGTGGGTGGCAGAGCCAGACAGCTCATTAAGGATGGTTTTACTTTTGATATTGGCCCTAGTTGGTATTGGATGCCAGATATCTTTGAAAAGTTCTTTAATGACTTTAACAAAAGCACTAGTGATTATTATGAATTAGATAAATTAAGTCCTGCTTATAAGATTTTCTTTTCTGATGAAGTGATTACGATTGGTGACCACATGGATCAGATCTGCGAAGAATTTGAACGCATAGAATCTGGTAGCTCAAAACCACTCCGTAAATTTATAGCTCAAGCCCAAGACCACTATGATATTGCAATTAACAAAGTAGTCTTAAAACCTGGCATTTCTCCATTTGAGTTAGTAACTAAGGATACAGTTACAAGAGTTGATCGCTTTTTCAAAACCATAAGTTCTGAAGTTAGAAAAAACTTTAAAAATCCTAAACTCGTTTCCACTTTAGAGTTCCCTGTACTATTCTTAGGAGCTAAACCCAACCAAACTCCTTCGTTTTATAGCTTTATGAATTTCGCAGACTTTGGTTTAGGCACATGGCACCCAAAAGGCGGCATGTATGAAATTATTAAAGCCATGGAAAGTCTTGCGAAAAGTTTAGGAGTTAAAATTTACACCAATAGTAATGTTGAAAAAATTAATGTCGAAAACGGAAAAACCACAGGTATCACAGTAAATGGTAATTTGATAGTCACTAATGTTGTTTTGAGTGGAGCAGATTATCATCATTCCGAAACTTTATTAGATAAAAACTATAGACAATACTCAGAAGCATATTGGGACAAACGCACTTTTGCTCCTTCTTCTCTTCTATTTTACGTTGGTTTCAACAAAAAATTAAAAAACATAGAACATCATAATTTGTTTTTTGACACAGATTTTGAAAACCATGCAGAAGATATATATGATGACCCAAAATGGCCTAAAAACCCACTGTTTTACGTAAACTTTCCTTCAGTAACGGATGAGAGTATGGCGCCTGAAGGATGTGAAACAGGTTTTTTTCTTATTCCTATCGCTCCAGGTTTAGAGGACACACCAGAACTAAGACAACAATATTTTGATATCATCATAAATCGCTTTGAAAACTTAACATATCAAGATGTAAAAGACAGTATTCTGTTTAAAGAATCATTTTGTGTTAACGATTTTATAAGTGAATACAATTCATACAAAGGAAATGCCTATGGCATGGCAAATACCTTAAGACAGACTGCTTTTTTAAGACCAAAATTAAAAAGCAAAAAAGTAGATGGATTATACTTTACAGGGCAATTAACAGTTCCTGGTCCAGGTGTACCTCCATCTTTAATTTCAGGAAAATTAGTTTCTGATCTCATCCTTAAAAACGAAGTTTAATCGCATAGAAAAAAGACCGTATTATGAAATCAATTTTTGACAGTGTTTCCAGAGAATGTAGCAAGTTAGTAACTAATGCTTACAGTACGTCATTTTCTATGGCAACAAAGATGCTTTCAGATAGCATTAGACAAGATATTTACAATATTTATGGTTTTGTTCGTTTTGCAGATGAGATTGTAGACACGTTTCACGATTACGACAAAGAAAAGCTATTCAACAATTTTGAAACTGATTTAGAAGCTGCATTACAGGATAGAATAAGCTTGAATCCAATCCTTAACTCTTTTCAGGACACTTATCACAAATACAATATAGATAAGCATTTGGTTGAAGCCTTTATGAACAGCATGCGATTAGACTTATACAAAAAAGACTATCTCACCGAAGAAGAATACAAAAACTACATCTACGGCTCTGCTGATGTTGTAGGATTAATGTGTCTGAAAGTTTTTGTAAAAGGAGATAATGAAAAGTATGAAGATCTTAAAGACTCAGCCATGAGTTTGGGTTCCGCTTTTCAGAAAGTAAATTTTCTAAGAGACTTAAAAGCTGATTTTGAAGATTTGAGTCGAACCTATTTCCCTAACACAGACTTAAATCAATTAGATGAAGCTTCAAAAAAAGCAATTATTGATGATATTGAAGCTGATTTCGCAAAAGGTTTACAGGGCATAAAACGTCTACCTCTTGAAGCACGTTTTGGAGTGTTTATGGCTTATCGCTATTACAACAAACTACTTCAAAAATTAAAACAGACACCTGCTTTAGAGATAAAATCGGCTAGAATTAGAGTACCTAATTACAAAAAGATTGAGCTACTTACGCGCAGTTACGTGAAATTTCATTTAAATTTATTATAACTCACAACCAAAGTATTATGCAAACTTTTTATTGGATCTTAATCTTTTTTGGAACATTCTTCATTATGGAGTTTAACGCTTGGTTTACCCATAAATATATTATGCATGGATTTCTTTGGAGTTTACACAAAGACCATCACCAAAAAGACCACGACAGCTGGTTTGAGCGCAATGACGCATTTTTTATTTTTTATGCTATTGTAAGTATGATCTGCTTCTACCTTTGGAATTACGAAGGCGTTTGGTACACCTTACCCATAGGTTTGGGCATATTATTTTATGGTATCGCTTACTTTGTAGTACACGACATTTTTATTCACCAACGTTTTAAATGGTTAAGAAATATTGACAATAAATACGCAAGAGGTGTAAGACGTGCTCATAAAATTCACCACAAACACTTAGGCAAAGAGCATGGTGAAAATTTTGGAATGCTCATTGTTCCGTTTAAATACTTTAAATAGTCTATTCTGAGAGTAGTTGATCTAATTGACTGCGAACATTATCACTATTCCAATCTACTGCACCAGATTCATCTATAACAATTTC from Winogradskyella sp. MH6 includes these protein-coding regions:
- a CDS encoding MerR family transcriptional regulator, with the translated sequence MNNIKDQFSIKDLENLTGIKAHTIRIWEKRYNLLQPKRTDTNIRYYDLASFQKLLNVSYLNNNGYKISKIATIEKSKIPTLVREIASENNMESHAINAFKLSMLNFDQALFYKTYNALLNEKDFEDIFYDIFIPLLTEIGLLWQTDTITPAHEHFLSSLIRQKILINTEKAQSEQKNISNKTFVLYLPENEIHELGLLFINHQIISKGYKSIFLGLSVPLESLVDLKNYYDELIYVSYFTVKPEKDDIEKYIEDFNQLLIKDSNTKLWILGQMLNALDIEKLPKGVSAFKSIKSLTSNLK
- a CDS encoding phytoene desaturase family protein, whose protein sequence is MSKTISIIGSGFSSLSAACYLAKAGYDVSVFEKNDSVGGRARQLIKDGFTFDIGPSWYWMPDIFEKFFNDFNKSTSDYYELDKLSPAYKIFFSDEVITIGDHMDQICEEFERIESGSSKPLRKFIAQAQDHYDIAINKVVLKPGISPFELVTKDTVTRVDRFFKTISSEVRKNFKNPKLVSTLEFPVLFLGAKPNQTPSFYSFMNFADFGLGTWHPKGGMYEIIKAMESLAKSLGVKIYTNSNVEKINVENGKTTGITVNGNLIVTNVVLSGADYHHSETLLDKNYRQYSEAYWDKRTFAPSSLLFYVGFNKKLKNIEHHNLFFDTDFENHAEDIYDDPKWPKNPLFYVNFPSVTDESMAPEGCETGFFLIPIAPGLEDTPELRQQYFDIIINRFENLTYQDVKDSILFKESFCVNDFISEYNSYKGNAYGMANTLRQTAFLRPKLKSKKVDGLYFTGQLTVPGPGVPPSLISGKLVSDLILKNEV
- a CDS encoding phytoene/squalene synthase family protein, which encodes MKSIFDSVSRECSKLVTNAYSTSFSMATKMLSDSIRQDIYNIYGFVRFADEIVDTFHDYDKEKLFNNFETDLEAALQDRISLNPILNSFQDTYHKYNIDKHLVEAFMNSMRLDLYKKDYLTEEEYKNYIYGSADVVGLMCLKVFVKGDNEKYEDLKDSAMSLGSAFQKVNFLRDLKADFEDLSRTYFPNTDLNQLDEASKKAIIDDIEADFAKGLQGIKRLPLEARFGVFMAYRYYNKLLQKLKQTPALEIKSARIRVPNYKKIELLTRSYVKFHLNLL
- a CDS encoding sterol desaturase family protein, with amino-acid sequence MQTFYWILIFFGTFFIMEFNAWFTHKYIMHGFLWSLHKDHHQKDHDSWFERNDAFFIFYAIVSMICFYLWNYEGVWYTLPIGLGILFYGIAYFVVHDIFIHQRFKWLRNIDNKYARGVRRAHKIHHKHLGKEHGENFGMLIVPFKYFK